In the genome of Mixta calida, the window GCGCTAAGGATAGAAGCGAAGACCAGCGGCATGACGATCATCTGCAATAGCTGCACATAACCGTTCCCTACCACGTTGAACCACGCGATCGATTCTTTCAGCACCGGCGCGCTGTCGCCGTAGATCAGCTGAAGCGCCAGACCAAACAGCACGCCGATCACCAGGCCGACCAGTACTTTCTTCGACAAACTCCAGCCGTTGCGGCCCAGCCTGGAGAGCACCACCAGTAAGGCGATAAACGCCAGGACATTAAGAATAAGCGGAACAGTCATCCTGTTTTCTCCATAAATATGCCCCACAGCGGGGCGGTAACGCCGCTGTGAGGCAGGGTGAAGATATTTTTATCCACGCATTAAGTGGCGTAACTGACGGAATGGTAACAGCCCGGAACGAAACAGGATTAGATCCGAATGGAATGGGTTATAACTTTTTGCATTGATTCGTCTAAAAATCAGCCTGCCCGCAGGCTAATTAACCGATCGATGCCCGACTGAACGTTATTCATTAATTTGGCGGGCCAGTCCTCCGCGCCGAAATGAGGCATGCCGGGCGGAAACCACAAGGCGCCCATCACCAGCGCCAGGCAAAAAATGCGCTCCAGCTGGTTTCCCGCTTTGGTGGTCAAGAGCGGCAGACGAAAACGCCAGCGGCAGGGCCAGAGCAGCGGCACGCCGGCGGGCGTCAGCATATCGGCGGCGATATGGCTCAGATAGCCCAATACCATGCCGTGCATGGCGTCGGTCGGCACCGGCCAGCCGTGCGGTAGATTCATCCGCAACAGCGTGACGCCGCCCAGCACCGCCAGCAGGCTATGGGTAAAGCCGCGATGGCCGAAGGCGCGCGCAATGGGCTGCGATATCCAGCGAAAGCGCTGGCCCAGCGTCGAACGAGGATGATCGATATCAGGCAGCAGGCAGGTCAGCAACACCGCCGGAATAATATGCCACCAGTCGCCGTTGGCCAGCTCTGGCGTTAACTCTGCACGTTTGGCAAATATCGCGCTGGCAATGGCGAAAATAACGTGGCCTTCGGCCGTCATGAGGATAACCTGAATACATAACTGTCAATGTATCCAGTATAGGGGATTTATACAGTAGATGGGAAGTTGTGACGCTGTAACCAAAAGTGAATATCGGACGGAGCCAGGCCCCGTCCGGTAAGGTTTAGCGCGCCAGCCAGCCGCCATCGACCGCCAGCGTATAGCCGTTTACGTAATCAGAAGCGGATGAGGCGAGGAACACCACCGGCCCCATCATATCGTCCGGCTTGCCCCAGCGCCCGGCCGGAATGCGACCGAGAATTTCCTGGCTGCGGCCTTCATCGTTGCGCAGCTGTTCCGTGTTGTTGGTCGCCATATAGCCCGGCGCGATGGCGTTCACATTGATATTATGCGCCGCCCACTCGTTAGCCATCAGGCGCGTCAGGCCCATCACCGCGCTTTTCGATGCGGTGTAAGAAGGCACGCGGATGCCGCCCTGGAAAGAGAGCATCGAGGCGATATTGATAATCTTGCCGCCGTTGCCCTGCTTAATAAACTGACGCGCCACCGCCTGCGACATAAAGAATACCGTTTTGCTGTTGATATTCATCACGTCGTCCCAGTCTTTTTCGCTGAACTCAATCGCGTCCTGACGACGGATGATGCCAGCGTTGTTCACCAGAATGTCGATGCGGCCAAAAGCCGCCACCGCCTGTTCCACCACCTGCGGAATGCAGCTGCTGTCCATCAGATCGGCATTAATGTTGACGAAGCGGCGGCCGGTCGCTTCAACCAGACCCGGCGTGTCGTCGGCGCCGGAGTGGTTCACGCCGACAATATCGCAGCCCGCCTGCGCCAGCCCGACGGCCATGCCCTGGCCCAGACCGGTGTTGCAGCCGGTGATCAGCGCGACTTTGCCTTCCAGATTAAATGCATTGAGAATCATGAGTTCGCTTCCTTCTGTCACCATTAACGCAGTTCACTGACTTTGACGTGATCCATATCGTCAAACACCTGGTTTTCACCCACCATACCCCAGATAAAGGTATAGCGTTTGGTGCCGACGCCGGCGTGAATCGACCAGCTGGGAGAGATCACCGCCTGTTCGTTATGCACCAGCAGGTGACGCGTCTCCTGCGGCTGGCCCATCATATGAAACACCGCCGTTTCATCATCCATATCGAAGTAAAAATAGACTTCCATACGGCGTTCGTGGGTATGGCAGGGCATGGTGTTCCACAGACTGCCTTCATCCAGTTTGGTGAGGCCCATGGTCAGCTGACAGGTGGGCAGCACGTCCGGCACGATAAATTTGTTGATGGTGCGGCGGTTGCTGGTGGCGGCGTCGCCCAGCGTCGTGGGAGAGGCTTCCTCCAGCGTGATTTTCTTGTCGGGATAACGCGTATGCGCCGGCGCGCTGTTGTAATAGAACTTCGCGGGACGGCTGGCGTCGATGCTTTTAAACACCACGGACTGCGCGCCCATGCCGACATAGAGCGCCTGCTCGTTGCCGATCTCCCAAGCTTTGCCGTCAACCTCGATCAGGCCCGGCCCGCCGATATTGATTACGCCCAGTTCGCGACGCTCCAGGAAGTAGCTGACGCCGAGCTGCTTGCCCACTTCGCTGCCGATGGCGACGCTGTTGCTGACCGGCATCACGCCGCCGACGATAATGCGGTCGATGTGGCTGTAGGTCATGGTGTAATTATCGGCATCGAAAATCTTTTCGATGAGGAATTCACGCCGCAGGCCAGCTGTATCAAGCTGACGGGCATGGTCGCTGTGAATGCTTTGACGGACTTGCATGTCGATGCCTCTCTGACGTTACAAACGTGTAAAGGTGATGTGTAACCTGTGTCGTGAGCAGCATGATAGGCCCGACGGGAACGCAATTCAATAAAAATGAAATGCTGTTTTATTTATTTTGTATGCTGGATCATATTTGCGAGAAAAAGTCCCGGCGGCTTATCTGAAAACGGGGCAGAGCGGAGGAGAGGCTGATTACCGGCTGCGCTGAAAAGAAAATCCCGCCTGTCTTGCGGCAGACGGGAACAGAAAGACGATTAATAACCTTTGATATGCTGCGGGGTTAACGCAACAAGCGAATCGAGTTTGACATCGGCCAACGCCCAGCGCGGATCATCGCGGTACTCTTCCGCAGGCACCACGATAGATCGCATACGCGCCGCTTTGGTAGCGATCATGCCGTTAAAGGAATCCTCCAGCGTCACGCAGTTTAACGGATCCACGCCCAGCTGGGCGGCAGCGTCGAGATAGACCTGCGGATGCGGTTTGCTCCAGGGCAGCGATTCCGCCGAAGCCAGCGTGTCGAAATAGTCGCGCAGATTAAACAGCGTTAGTACTTTCTCCAACATATGCAGCGGCGAAGCTGAGGCCAGACCTACTTTCAGCCCCTGCGCCCGGCAGAGCTGCAGCGCCTGCTCTACGCCCGGCAACAGCGGTTTTTTCTCTTCTACCAGATTGATGGCGCGCGCAATGATGCGATCGGTGACTTCCTGTTGGCTCGGCCCGCTCCACGGCAGCGTTTCATACCACATGCGCACCACCTGATCGATACGCAGCCCCAGCGTATCGGGCAGTTCGCTCCGGCGCGACAGATCCACATTCAGGGTGGCAAATACGTCCAGTTCGGCCTGATCCCACAGCGGTTCAGAATCGATCAGCAGGCCATCCATATCAAATATTGCAGCCAGTACAGGTCGGGTATAGGTCATACAAAGCTCCGGTTGACAGTTTAATTCACCATAGCATGAAGACCATCAGCAGGCATGCCTGTCGAAGCAGGATAAAAGTGTTTGTCGGCGTTTTTTTCAGGCACATTTCACTGACAGCAGGTAGACTTACTGCCAGACAACAGGTGCAAGGAGAAACCATGACTTATCAACAGGCTGGCCGTGTCGCCATTATCAAACGCATGGTCGGCTGGATTATTTTTATTCCGGCTTTTATTTCCACGCTGGTATCACTGCTGAATTTCATGTTCAGACACAGCGAAAAGCGTCCCGGCATCGATGCGGTGCTGATGGATTTTATTCACGTGATGATCGATATGATCCGCTTTAACACGCCTTTTCTTGGCTTTTTCTGGCGCAATTCGCCGGTGCCCGATTTCAACGCTGGCAGTAATATCGCCTTCTGGCTGATCTATATTCTGATTTTTGTCGGCCTGGCGCTGCAGGCGTCCGGCGCGCGCATGTGGCGTCAGTCGCGGCATCTGAAAGAGGGCGTTGAGGATATGCTGATTCTGGAGCAGGCGCGGGCAGCGAAGGCCGCACCCGCCAGCAGCTGGAAGAGAAGATAGTCGTGCCGCGACATACTATCTTCCTGCAAATTTTCCCGCTCTATATCCTGCCGGTGATTATCGCCGTCGCAGGCTACTTTGTGCTGTCGCTGCTCGGCTTTGTCTGAGCGCGCCGCCGGGCCTCAGGCCCGGCTTTTTTCCCGCTCATCCCGTTCCAGCAGCGCGCCGACCGCGCGTTGCGCCTCCTCAAGCCAGCTGCC includes:
- a CDS encoding metal-dependent hydrolase, which codes for MTAEGHVIFAIASAIFAKRAELTPELANGDWWHIIPAVLLTCLLPDIDHPRSTLGQRFRWISQPIARAFGHRGFTHSLLAVLGGVTLLRMNLPHGWPVPTDAMHGMVLGYLSHIAADMLTPAGVPLLWPCRWRFRLPLLTTKAGNQLERIFCLALVMGALWFPPGMPHFGAEDWPAKLMNNVQSGIDRLISLRAG
- the kduD gene encoding 2-dehydro-3-deoxy-D-gluconate 5-dehydrogenase KduD, translated to MILNAFNLEGKVALITGCNTGLGQGMAVGLAQAGCDIVGVNHSGADDTPGLVEATGRRFVNINADLMDSSCIPQVVEQAVAAFGRIDILVNNAGIIRRQDAIEFSEKDWDDVMNINSKTVFFMSQAVARQFIKQGNGGKIINIASMLSFQGGIRVPSYTASKSAVMGLTRLMANEWAAHNINVNAIAPGYMATNNTEQLRNDEGRSQEILGRIPAGRWGKPDDMMGPVVFLASSASDYVNGYTLAVDGGWLAR
- the kduI gene encoding 5-dehydro-4-deoxy-D-glucuronate isomerase — translated: MQVRQSIHSDHARQLDTAGLRREFLIEKIFDADNYTMTYSHIDRIIVGGVMPVSNSVAIGSEVGKQLGVSYFLERRELGVINIGGPGLIEVDGKAWEIGNEQALYVGMGAQSVVFKSIDASRPAKFYYNSAPAHTRYPDKKITLEEASPTTLGDAATSNRRTINKFIVPDVLPTCQLTMGLTKLDEGSLWNTMPCHTHERRMEVYFYFDMDDETAVFHMMGQPQETRHLLVHNEQAVISPSWSIHAGVGTKRYTFIWGMVGENQVFDDMDHVKVSELR
- the hxpB gene encoding hexitol phosphatase HxpB produces the protein MTYTRPVLAAIFDMDGLLIDSEPLWDQAELDVFATLNVDLSRRSELPDTLGLRIDQVVRMWYETLPWSGPSQQEVTDRIIARAINLVEEKKPLLPGVEQALQLCRAQGLKVGLASASPLHMLEKVLTLFNLRDYFDTLASAESLPWSKPHPQVYLDAAAQLGVDPLNCVTLEDSFNGMIATKAARMRSIVVPAEEYRDDPRWALADVKLDSLVALTPQHIKGY